The Castanea sativa cultivar Marrone di Chiusa Pesio chromosome 11, ASM4071231v1 genome contains a region encoding:
- the LOC142617241 gene encoding RING-H2 finger protein ATL38-like, with product MISTGLNLVMTVIGFAVSTMFILFVCTRLVCARIHFNASRRSFPVASRSDLGLLERGLHGLEPVVVANFPTKKYSDEYFSASEDAQCTVCLAEFHSEDILRILPYCGHSFHVTCIDIWLQQHSTCPVCRISLRELPERKRLMQPLFSSAVRSHYSVESFNGRSYPCLATGNGFPRRTHGNRERGPTQEGQFSPEGDRAEAGQNVSPLTEGNQIIKGSETKHVESPSNP from the exons ATGATATCTACGGGGTTAAACTTGGTGATGACTGTGATAGGCTTTGCAGTGAGCACTATGTTCATCTTGTTTGTGTGCACGCGCCTTGTCTGTGCTCGGATTCACTTCAATGCTTCAAGGCGCTCCTTTCCTGTGGCTTCCAGATCCGATCTTGGACTT CTGGAGCGAGGTTTACATGGTCTTGAACCTGTAGTTGTAGCCAATTTTCCGACAAAGAAGTACAGTGATGAATATTTCTCAGCTTCAGAAGATGCTCA ATGCACAGTTTGCCTTGCAGAATTCCATAGCGAAGATATATTGCGTATCCTCCCCTACTGTGGGCACTCCTTCCATGTTACCTGCATAGACATATGGCTGCAGCAACATTCGACATGTCCTGTTTGTCGAATTTCATTGCGCGAGCTTCCTGAGAGAAAACGCTTAATGCAACCCTTGTTCAGCTCAGCTGTTCGATCTCATTACAGTGTGGAGTCCTTCAATGGCCGTTCTTATCCCTGTCTAGCTACTGGGAATGGCTTTCCGCGACGAACCCATGGCAACCGTGAGAGGGGCCCAACTCAAGAGGGTCAGTTTTCACCAGAGGGTGATAGAGCAGAAGCTGGGCAGAATGTCTCCCCATTAACTGAAGGTAACCAGATCATCAAGGGCTCGGAAACCAAACATGTAGAAAGCCCATCAAATCCCTAA